Proteins encoded within one genomic window of Nonomuraea gerenzanensis:
- a CDS encoding N,N-dimethylformamidase beta subunit family domain-containing protein, translating to MIRGYAEQPSPRAGGQVTLRVATDAPRFRVELFRCGDGLTLCEKSPWLPGVDAPPHLPSHDWGEPGTGLRGEHLPAWPAHPMPAPAEPGVYVAVLVEGDGDGCDRTDPDRTTADGREAKALFVVRPARPSARVLYKLPLLTYHAYNLIDGHAYDPGSAAGHWCLYNLPRPEEVPGGLAPGVGLHRPGGGTGATPYDITNFDPYDPTPRQTYVHWDGPFVAWLARRGYAVDLCTDLDLHREGAELLEPYRLLVSAGHDEYWSDAMRAAVARHVAGGGNAAFFGGNTCWWRVVFHDAVTFSRVGFWHEEGAPENELIGVSFRNGGERDRDEHPVPVGFRVQHADHWVYEGTGLRDGEVFGLAENLVGYECDGAAFDREAGPPYTPTGADGTPPGFTILGVGDARASGWGLGNGAATMGLHTGGGTVFNAATTDWVRGLATSPAVERITANVLDRLG from the coding sequence GTGATCCGAGGTTACGCAGAGCAGCCGAGCCCACGCGCGGGCGGCCAGGTGACGTTGCGGGTGGCGACGGACGCGCCCCGGTTCAGGGTGGAGCTCTTCCGTTGCGGTGACGGGCTGACGCTGTGCGAGAAGTCGCCGTGGCTGCCCGGCGTGGACGCTCCCCCGCACCTGCCGTCCCACGACTGGGGCGAGCCGGGCACGGGGCTGCGCGGCGAGCACCTGCCGGCCTGGCCCGCCCACCCGATGCCGGCGCCCGCCGAGCCGGGCGTGTACGTCGCGGTGCTGGTGGAGGGCGACGGCGACGGCTGCGACAGGACCGACCCCGACCGGACGACGGCCGACGGGCGGGAGGCCAAGGCGCTGTTCGTGGTGCGTCCCGCGCGCCCGTCGGCCCGCGTGCTCTACAAGCTGCCGCTGCTGACCTACCACGCCTACAACCTGATCGACGGGCACGCCTACGACCCGGGGAGCGCGGCCGGGCACTGGTGCCTGTACAACCTGCCGCGCCCGGAGGAGGTGCCCGGCGGGCTCGCCCCTGGCGTGGGGCTGCACCGGCCCGGCGGCGGCACGGGCGCGACGCCGTACGACATCACGAACTTCGACCCCTACGACCCCACGCCGCGCCAGACCTACGTGCACTGGGACGGCCCGTTCGTGGCCTGGCTGGCGCGGCGCGGCTACGCGGTGGACCTCTGCACGGACCTGGACCTGCACCGGGAGGGCGCCGAGCTGCTGGAACCGTACCGGCTGCTGGTGAGCGCGGGGCACGACGAGTACTGGAGCGACGCCATGCGCGCGGCCGTGGCGCGGCACGTGGCGGGCGGCGGCAACGCGGCCTTCTTCGGCGGCAACACCTGCTGGTGGCGGGTGGTCTTCCACGACGCGGTCACCTTCTCCCGCGTCGGCTTCTGGCACGAGGAGGGCGCGCCGGAGAACGAGCTGATCGGCGTGAGCTTCCGCAACGGCGGCGAGCGCGACCGCGACGAGCACCCGGTGCCGGTGGGGTTCCGGGTGCAGCACGCCGATCACTGGGTGTACGAGGGCACGGGGCTGCGCGACGGCGAGGTGTTCGGGCTGGCGGAGAACCTGGTGGGCTACGAGTGCGACGGCGCCGCGTTCGACCGGGAGGCGGGGCCGCCGTACACGCCCACGGGGGCGGACGGCACGCCGCCCGGGTTCACGATCCTGGGCGTGGGCGACGCCAGGGCGAGCGGCTGGGGCCTGGGCAACGGCGCCGCCACCATGGGCCTGCACACGGGCGGCGGCACCGTCTTCAACGCCGCCACCACCGACTGGGTGCGCGGCCTGGCGACCTCGCCGGCGGTCGAGCGCATCACGGCGAACGTGCTCGACCGCCTCGGCTGA
- a CDS encoding carbamoyltransferase family protein, which translates to MYSLQKERVSRRKHHWGRLGDLPDRYLPAMPLLKEPVDLVVEGYSSDTEIEHAPAYQEEVRETLGLTDGAPIVLVSHHLSHLYSAFYPSPFEEAAGLVIDAQGSRVRDFTEEVPLPPGTDGDLLEVASFYRCGRGRLECLAKQLWDGDWARPAGLGCFYALLTKTMWPEGEGNEGKVMGLAPFGDPDALGLPDLDVRGHEVHIPPAWLETFGRGEAFCYEPGGEEFRRAANLAAAGQRAFERALAGVTAWLHARTGLDALAFAGGTALNCSANGRLIRESPFREVFIPPSPHDGGTAVGCALYGLIACLGVDSRFRWTDDFLGPEPDESEIEAAVRALPAGLYAEQPADLPGTLVTLLESGRVIGLHQGRSESGPRALGNRSILGDPRNPDMQDYINFQVKGREWFRPLAPLVLAEHAERLFEVDRPAPFMQYAAAVRAEHRDRLPGITHVDGTARLQTVTRESTPFLHALLDRWHERTGTPVLINTSLNGPGEPLTETPEHSIGTLLDTGMHALAMPPYLIRKQEEPPLPRPPPE; encoded by the coding sequence ATGTACAGCCTGCAGAAGGAGCGCGTCAGCCGGCGCAAGCACCATTGGGGCCGCCTCGGCGACCTGCCCGACCGTTACCTGCCGGCCATGCCGCTGCTGAAGGAGCCGGTGGACCTGGTCGTGGAGGGCTACTCGTCCGACACCGAGATCGAGCACGCGCCCGCGTACCAGGAGGAGGTGCGCGAGACGCTCGGCCTGACGGACGGCGCGCCGATCGTGCTGGTCTCGCACCACCTCAGCCACCTCTACAGCGCGTTCTACCCCTCGCCGTTCGAGGAGGCTGCGGGGCTGGTGATCGACGCGCAGGGGAGCCGGGTGCGGGACTTCACCGAGGAGGTCCCGCTGCCGCCGGGCACGGACGGCGACCTGCTGGAGGTCGCCTCGTTCTACCGGTGCGGGCGCGGGCGGCTGGAGTGCCTGGCCAAGCAGCTCTGGGACGGCGACTGGGCCAGGCCCGCCGGGCTCGGCTGCTTCTACGCGCTGCTGACGAAGACGATGTGGCCCGAGGGCGAGGGCAACGAGGGCAAGGTGATGGGCCTGGCGCCGTTCGGCGACCCGGACGCGCTGGGCCTGCCCGACCTCGACGTACGTGGTCACGAGGTGCACATCCCGCCCGCCTGGCTGGAGACGTTCGGCCGGGGCGAGGCGTTCTGCTACGAGCCGGGCGGCGAGGAGTTCCGCCGCGCCGCGAACCTGGCGGCCGCCGGCCAGCGCGCCTTCGAGCGGGCGCTGGCCGGGGTGACCGCCTGGCTGCACGCCCGGACCGGCCTGGACGCGCTGGCCTTCGCCGGCGGCACCGCGCTCAACTGCTCGGCCAACGGCAGGCTGATCCGCGAGTCGCCGTTCCGCGAGGTGTTCATCCCGCCCAGCCCGCACGACGGCGGCACGGCCGTGGGCTGCGCCCTGTACGGGCTCATCGCCTGCCTCGGCGTGGACAGCCGCTTCCGCTGGACGGACGACTTCCTCGGCCCGGAGCCCGACGAGAGCGAGATCGAGGCGGCCGTGCGCGCCCTGCCCGCCGGCCTGTACGCCGAGCAGCCGGCCGACCTGCCCGGCACGCTGGTCACGCTGCTGGAGAGCGGCCGCGTCATCGGGCTGCACCAGGGCCGCAGCGAGTCGGGGCCGCGCGCCCTGGGCAACCGCAGCATCCTCGGCGACCCGCGCAACCCCGACATGCAGGACTACATCAACTTCCAGGTCAAGGGGCGCGAGTGGTTCCGCCCGCTGGCGCCGCTGGTGCTGGCCGAGCACGCCGAGCGGCTGTTCGAGGTGGACAGGCCCGCCCCGTTCATGCAGTACGCCGCCGCCGTCCGCGCCGAGCACCGCGACCGGCTGCCGGGGATCACGCACGTGGACGGCACGGCCAGGCTGCAGACGGTCACCCGGGAGAGCACGCCGTTCCTGCACGCGCTGCTGGACAGGTGGCACGAGCGCACGGGCACGCCCGTCCTGATCAACACCTCGCTGAACGGGCCGGGCGAGCCGCTGACGGAGACGCCGGAGCACTCGATCGGGACGCTGCTCGACACCGGCATGCACGCGCTGGCGATGCCGCCGTACCTGATCCGCAAGCAGGAGGAGCCGCCGCTGCCGAGGCCGCCCCCGGAGTGA
- a CDS encoding N-acetylmuramoyl-L-alanine amidase, whose amino-acid sequence MRAHRAGPVALAMLAMLAVLSAGCGGGAVPAAQEAALPAASPSGTPASPLAGKTVVLDPGHNGGNASHPEEINRQVDIITGRKACNTTGTETDDGYPEHAFTWDVAGRLKPILERMGAKVVLTRPDDKGVGPCVTERAAIGNEARADAVLSIHGDGAVPSGHGFHVIMPGLLPGHNDAVVKPSARLGRDVRDAFREGTGMPYATYTAKNGLDTRTDLGGLNLSKRPAVFIECGNMRNPGDAAKMSDGAFRERMAAALADGIKRFLG is encoded by the coding sequence ATGCGTGCTCACCGAGCCGGACCCGTGGCGCTGGCCATGCTCGCCATGCTCGCCGTGCTGTCCGCCGGTTGCGGCGGCGGCGCCGTGCCCGCAGCCCAGGAGGCGGCGTTGCCCGCCGCCTCGCCGTCGGGCACTCCGGCGAGCCCGCTGGCGGGCAAGACCGTCGTGCTCGACCCGGGGCACAACGGCGGCAACGCCTCGCACCCCGAGGAGATCAACCGCCAGGTCGACATCATCACCGGCCGCAAGGCGTGCAACACCACCGGCACCGAGACCGACGACGGCTACCCGGAGCACGCCTTCACCTGGGACGTCGCCGGGCGGCTGAAGCCGATCCTGGAGCGCATGGGCGCCAAGGTCGTGCTCACCCGTCCCGACGACAAGGGCGTGGGCCCGTGCGTCACCGAACGGGCCGCGATCGGCAACGAGGCCAGGGCCGACGCGGTGCTGTCCATCCACGGCGACGGGGCCGTGCCGAGCGGGCACGGGTTCCACGTGATCATGCCCGGGCTGCTGCCCGGGCACAACGACGCCGTGGTCAAGCCGTCGGCCAGGCTCGGCAGGGACGTCCGCGACGCCTTCCGCGAGGGCACCGGCATGCCGTACGCGACCTACACCGCCAAGAACGGCCTGGACACCCGGACCGACCTGGGCGGGCTGAACCTGTCGAAGCGGCCGGCGGTGTTCATCGAGTGCGGCAACATGCGCAACCCGGGCGACGCCGCCAAGATGTCCGACGGCGCCTTCCGCGAGCGCATGGCCGCCGCGCTGGCCGACGGGATCAAGCGCTTCCTGGGCTAG